From a region of the Babesia bovis T2Bo chromosome 1, whole genome shotgun sequence genome:
- a CDS encoding CSL zinc finger domain containing protein yields the protein MTSQTNTTVTTHNSSRLKVVSSGNKGEFQDDLIYETIALGDCHYDKDQKIFYYMCPCGDLFEFSLGQLLDGNLVSECPSCSLRVRIDLKDGDLEPYM from the exons ATGACTTCTCAAACGAATACCACGGTAACAACCCACAATAGCAGTCGTTTAAAAGTAGTGAGCTCTGGTAATAAAGGGGAATTCCAAGATGATCTAATATATGAAACAATAGCATTAGGAGATTGCCACTATGACAAAGATCAAAAGATTTTTTACTATATGTGTCCATGCGGCGATCTTTTTGAATTTTCATTGGGTCAGCTTTTAGATG GCAACCTAGTGTCTGAATGCCCAAGTTGTTCCTTACGCGTAAGGATTGACCTTAAGGATGGTGACTTGGAACCATACATGTGA
- a CDS encoding variant erythrocyte surface antigen-1 alpha subunit, with amino-acid sequence MALKNAFTPKASLTDAPTNLKEAIDWVLRVTGKDGNNNNGECICGLAAAVTDLLQSVELQYHGYQGDSNGSGKGGPPKKRVTECLNGLFSLVQGLGGTAVVRTYIDQLAQVLSALVGWSKIDKCWGSGDSEKCKGGGSSNEHGEKTGCEYLQDVKHENKCDACGCMKWNVTNADNEGTPLGRKCTRCSDSGSSAHRCSCNTGGSSTCTAETCKCALAGKCCKCYCKGKGCGCKDAKCSCDKEMKDEDSYLSAYRKRNTSWVDGGIRATWLNLEEVPYSGYPVTPSQRRHHCARILLGSVCLIWSGLTYMYWTGKYHKSSPRWNNHILDGSGLDDGTLSQWLQALGFPRKMLNNHGPRNRWDAVIWDGIRGMLYLGFPHTSYNAAHGSDHDDNTFRQPAGMNYAGYIHTVDRGAFDSSVFKGTGDTKIDKNKQGALFKLYILSCAYFTGLQKKTNTQTTTSTTPRTIREILYWLSALPYSPAYKDMLDYAKERLKKEAPDVGGKRQLSFYQQGRNAPITVDEYNLFAHFQAVTQYCPLVLIGIQGGLHSTKGTDKTTEPPIHSLYANTECHFTYPEVKIQAYNQVVHYIRALFYQLYFLRKQCAVKVALGGKWRECRYGNGVVSKGVISWMCLGCNPMEHDRKKRVDKVKEGLVGVKESDKLAGGLKTLLEKIGEVVVQLGNAQEELEKSGGNVNIALAAVKKVSGVNGSDLKGVLEKVLDVVLGVVEKLVEGVKEKVKALEEIKKTLEAAKEKLEEAKKTQEALEAAKGELEGAKGALTTAKKAFPGSSSDIDPCKNIVSATIDGLHKALQLLKDAVQQIMEATRKDTTEFQDAIFSATYTADVVTEVEKHQAKQKVTLDALSTLVSAIEDLLSICNTPKCPGCTKHSDKCGQPPKPTVCQTCLQPTTTGVPSPLQAFLEDRLPGFSCKEVPDTENPEYPPAASHLRHCGGSGQCCPLPMGFRGQFHEGSIRDCTGQRLYGILYFFSNENMMQSCVYTLVRVTAALSATTPQVLGDVFGFFRGGVGNKERGKPQKGEETSCEHTGNPSESSEANKSKYFCGWCASGLRDEVKKIEWIQKITGGDDYRESVGKALRDIKGSDSTATTTAYSSTGTTTTSLSALTKDSEYLSPLTGELYTAVSATFGNTYLSWVLYLSDALHWGLQSLSEAFQQIECRGCRDCDPNKCKKGSHGGTDSAQCNCSSIVSCTGVLPVLYRHGFSYGNPFNLEGYQQKEKDEGDYSITDTKSTKKCHQFLDSLSAVINKKKESDQKDQDNHPLTNLLSQVGKLQYDIRLPWIFVLTIAWLVAVLYLAFGAIWPLDWTHMRSHWLRGGEHQWQCMWYKVMTGRKGMELVEYFGRR; translated from the exons atGGCCCTGAAAAACgctttcacgccgaaggcgtcacTAACCGacgctcccaccaacctgaaggaggccattgactgggtcctgagggtaactggtaaggatggtaacAATAACAATGGAG aatgtatatgtggcctggcggcggcagtgactgacctcctgcagtcagtagaactacagtaccatg gctatcaaggtgattCCAATGGCAGTGGTAAAGGTGGCCCCCCCAAAAAGAGAGTCACAGAGTGCCTTAATGGACTATTCTCtctagtccagggactaggtggcactgcagtggtccggacctacatagaccagttggcacaggtactcagtgcactcgttgggtggagtaagatagataAGTGTTGGGGCAGTGGTGACAGTGAGAAGTGCAagggtggtggtagtagcaatgaACACGGCGAAAAGACTGGCTGCGAGTATCTACAGGATGTAAAGCATGAGAACAAGTGTGATGCATGTGgatgtatgaaatggaatgtGACCAATGCGGACAACGAAGGAACACCGCTGGGCAGGaagtgtacaaggtgtagtgatagtggtagtagtgcTCATAGGTGTAGCTGTAATACTGGTGGCAGCAGCACCTGTACTGCTGAGACTTGCAAATGCGCTttagcaggcaaatgctgcaagtgttatTGTAAGGGAAAGGGGTGTGGATGTAAGGATGCCaagtgtagttgtgatAAGGAAATGAAGGACGAGGACAGCTATTTATCAGCTTATCGCAAGCGAAATACCAGCTGGGTTGATGGTGGAATCAGGGCCACTTGGTTGAATCTGGAGGAAGTTCCTTACAGTGGCTATCCAGTGACCCCCTCCCAACGTCGCCACCACTGTGCCCGCATCCTACTaggctcagtatgtctcatttggagtgGGCTCAcgtatatgtattggactggaAAGTACCATAAAAGTAGTCCCCGatggaacaatcacatcttggatggtagtggtctagatgatggtaccctatcccaatggctccaggccctagggtttcctaggaaaatgttgaataaccATGGTCCTAGAAataggtgggatgcagttatatgggatgggattaggggtatgttatatttgggattcccgcATACCAGTTACAATGCTGCCCATGGCAGTGACCATGatgataatacattcagacaaccggctggtatgaactatgctggatatatacataccgtagacAGGGGTGCATTTGATAGTAGTGTCTTTAAGGGCACTGGTGACACTAAAATTGACAAGAACAAACAAGGTGCcctcttcaagctctacattctatcatgcGCCTATTTTACTGGATTGCAGAAGAAGACTAATACTCAGACCACTACCAGTACCACTCCTAGGaccatccgtgagatcctctactggctcAGTGCACTGCCCTATAGTCCGGCATATAAGGATATGCTGGACTATGCTAAGGAGAGACTCAAGAAAGAAGCACCAGATGTTGGAGGCAAAAGGCAACTTTCGTTCTACCAACAAGGCCGTAATGCGCCCATCacagttgatgaatacaacctttttgcccacttccaagcagtgactcagtattgcccactggtcctcataggtatccagggtggattacacagtactaaaggcactgacaagACTACAGAACCACCTATCCATTCACTCTACGCTAACACTGAATGCCACTTCACCTACCCAGAAGTTAAGAttcaagcatacaaccaggtggtccactacattagggctctattctaccaactctatttccttaggaagcaatgtgccgTGAAGGTTGCTCTAGGAGgtaaatggcgtgagtgtaggtatggtaatggGGTAGTCTCCAAGGGGGTGatcagctggatgtgcctggggtgtaaccccatggaacatgataggaaaaagAGGGTTGATAAGGTAAAGGAGGGATTAGTGGGGGTGAAGGAGAGTGATAAGCTCGCAGGGGGGctaaaaacattattgGAAAAGATTGGTGAGGTGGTGGTACAgttgggtaatgcccaggaggaATTGGAAAAGAGTGGTGGTAATGTGAATATTGCACTAGCGGCAGTAAAGAAAGTATCAGGGGTGAATGGGAGTGATCTAAAGGGGGTACTAGAGAAGGTGCTAGATGTAGTACTGGGGGTAGTGGAGAAACTAGTGGAGGGGGTGAAGGAAAAGGTGAAGGCACTAGAGGAGATAAAGAAGACACTAGAGGCGGCTAAGGAGAAACTAGAGGAGGCTAAGAAAACTCAGGAGGCACTAGAGGCGGCTAAAGGGGAACTAGAGGGGGCTAAGGGGGCACTAACGACGGCTAAGAAGGCGTTTCCCGGTAGTAGTAGTGATATTGATCCATGTAAGAACATAGTGAGTGCTACTATCGATGGGCTACACAAGGCATTACAGCTGTTGAAGGACGCAGTCCAACAGATCATGGAAGCAACAAGGAAAGATACGACAGAGTTCCAAGATGCCATTTTTTCTGCTACTTATACAGCAGACGTAGTTACTGAAGTTGAGAAACATCAAGCAAAACAGAAGGTAACATTGGATGCATTATCGACGCTCGTCTCAGCCATAGAAGACCTCCTCTCCATCTGCAACACTCCCAAGTGCCCTGGATGTACAAAACACAGCGACAAGTGTGGCCAACCACCAAAGCCCACTGTCTGTCAGACCTGCCTCcaacccactaccactggtgtcccctcccccctccaggccTTCCTCGAGGATCGGTTACCAGGCTTTAGTTGTAAAGAGGTACCGGACACCGAGAATCCAGAGTACCCTCCTGCAGCATCCCACCTACGACACTGTGGTGGTTccggccagtgctgcccattgccaatgggttttagaggGCAATTCCATGAGGGCAGCATCCGTGATTGTACcggccaacgcctttatggcatcctctacttctttagtaacgagaacatgatgcagtcatgtgtttatacattggtgaGAGTTACAGCAGCtctcagtgccactacaccacaggtattgggtgatgtctttgggttctttaggggtggtgtggGAAACAAGGAAAGGGGGAAGCCACAGAAGGGAGAGGAGACCAGTTGTGAGCACACAGGTAATCCTAGTGAGTCCTCTGAGGCTAACAAGAGTAaatacttttgcggctggtgtgcctctgggttacgtgatgaggtaaagaagatagagtggatcCAAAAGATAACGGGTGGTGACGACTACAGGGAGAGTGTCGGTAAAGCGTTAAGAGATATTAAGGGCAGTGAcagcactgctactaccactgcatattccagcactggtaccaccactacttccCTCTCGGCACTGACCAAGGACTCAGAatacctctcccccctaaccggtgaactctatacagcagtgagtgccacattcggtaacacatacctctcatgggtactctatctatcagatgcacttcattGGGGATTACAGTCACTGTCTGAGgcattccaacagattgaatgccgtggCTGTAGAGactgtgaccccaataagtgcaagaaggggAGTCATGGTGGGACGGATAGTGCACAATGTAACTGCTCttcaatcgtatcatgtaccggggtactgccggtgttgtatagacatggcttcagttatggtaacccattcaatctggaggggtaccagcaGAAGGAAAAGGACGAgggagattatagtattACAGACACGAAGAGTACTAAGAAGTGCCATCAATTCTTGGACAGTctcagtgcagtgatcaataagaagaaggaatcCGATCAGAAGGACCAGGACAACcaccccctcaccaacctcctctcccaggtcggtaaactccaatacgacatacggctcccctggatctttgtactgaccatagcctggctagtagcggtactctaccttgcctttggagccatatggccactggactggacacatatgaggtcacactggttacggggtggagaacaccagtggcaatgtatgtggtataaggtgatgacgggacgtaaaggaatggaactggtggagtattttggtaggaggtag
- a CDS encoding Telomere stability and silencing family protein, producing the protein MTTCIVCFPNGTIKTVNIDSNAYLSLYNSVNIFEHNCPNGHWCRYTAPCLEGNVLASILESIFLLPRDRFRITSTNGLSFRSSVNHSDFYDTNTAQNKSYLRYIPDSTIDDGNKNALRSVSNDSFRFKDSITINVTFRLLGGKGGFGALLKGKGQRKKQSSNIDSCRTLTGERVRQTRLRNLIQGQRENRSVHDAAKLPPQSVDTDEGPEALPTSPHQFTMKHETNKRKELRRITNTITKGLINNMPTSEQTANASEVEKELDEKIHSCFDIYELR; encoded by the coding sequence ATGACAACATGTATCGTTTGTTTTCCTAATGGAACGATTAAAACTGTCAATATTGACAGCAATGCGTACTTATCCTTATATAATTCTGTAAATATTTTTGAACATAATTGTCCTAATGGCCATTGGTGCCGTTATACGGCTCCATGTTTGGAAGGCAATGTCTTAGCTTCCATTCTAGAGTCAATTTTTTTGTTGCCCAGGGACAGATTCAGGATTACATCAACGAATGGTCTTTCTTTCCGGAGCTCTGTGAACCATTCAGATTTTTACGATACTAACACGGCACAAAATAAATCTTATCTACGTTATATTCCAGATTCAACTATTGATGACGGAAACAAAAACGCATTGCGGAGCGTTTCTAATGACTCATTTAGATTTAAGGATTCGATAACAATCAATGTTACTTTCAGACTACTAGGAGGTAAAGGAGGCTTTGGTGCTCTATTAAAGGGGAAAGGTCAACGGAAAAAACAAAGTTCTAACATAGATTCTTGTAGAACTCTAACGGGTGAGAGAGTTCGTCAAACTCGGCTTAGAAATCTAATACAGGGGCAGCGTGAGAATAGATCGGTTCATGATGCTGCAAAGTTACCGCCACAAAGCGTGGATACGGATGAAGGACCCGAAGCTTTGCCCACATCACCGCACCAATTTACGATGAAGCACGAGACGAACAAGCGAAAAGAATTGCGACGGATAACTAACACTATCACAAAGGGTTTGATTAATAATATGCCGACTTCAGAGCAAACAGCGAATGCTTCAGAGGTAGAAAAGGAGTTGGACGAAAAAATCCACTCCTGTTTCGACATATATGAGTTACGTTAA
- a CDS encoding YGGT family protein — protein MKIVIFICVLIHTLYAAAISSKSYEWNKQLQYHKPYIYAKECSVAYRQTTYGRRQSLSTVVSPLSQPSSLEKTTSPNIELHRTFLNIWKNYSASILLSAVYSIRIFRFLLYIRNLLEWLPQANPYIFPFDAIYQATNAYIKPFQSMIPVLYGVDISTVIAFFILERLEYLLSHKPGVAQAAL, from the coding sequence ATGAAGATAGTTATATTCATATGTGTGTTGATACACACTCTCTACGCCGCAGCAATATCATCAAAGTCCTATGAGTGGAATAAGCAGTTGCAGTACCATAAACCATATATATACGCAAAGGAGTGCAGTGTAGCATACAGGCAAACAACCTACGGACGAAGACAATCTCTATCAACAGTGGTATCGCCCTTGTCACAACCAAGTTCTCTAGAAAAGACAACCTCACCGAACATAGAATTACATCGCACTTTTCTGAACATCTGGAAGAACTATAGCGCTAGTATTTTATTAAGCGCTGTATACAGCATTAGAATCTTCAGGTTTCTGCTGTACATTAGGAACCTTTTGGAGTGGTTACCTCAGGCTAATCCGTATATATTCCCCTTTGATGCTATTTATCAAGCTACCAACGCATATATCAAGCCGTTTCAAAGCATGATACCCGTCTTGTACGGGGTGGATATCAGTACGGTTATCGCTTTCTTCATCTTAGAACGTTTGGAGTACCTGTTGTCCCATAAACCGGGTGTAGCCCAAGCGGCGTTATGA
- a CDS encoding BTB/POZ domain family protein — translation MSLAHSIGRNKQRISPNVKLSELTLRKDIDDSSTDTVLILRNTSSANSHPTTDIIINVHSGILRVASPFFMRFFNETDKFGLQTDDANASSDQFLYTLSTCHPYAVQRIIYYIYKNDYQNLNEDAGLLVPIYQEAGRFELTELKHSVLRLIRSQHNIEVLVNLSYAAECGGDVELAQECGRLLADAAFAVFSCDLLKKMGISAVRTLLACDNIQLDEVQTFTVLCQFLDQNNKFVTPYSSLPLGPIEKDFLKHIRFCSLSPKSIDRIRHDNISPLLLDAVLRILQGTQKRPRHFPWLENDCYSCLTYNGLFPVVTVRASKEQLGFFDPNTGNAKLVSPPISQLPVDSGNRESFTTGTEREISIGWWAYEVSRTEKGRISVGLAFRSQEPIDEASRLSFLSMPNSRRIVFYYDFGDDRFKSGYIDVTNHHQLNSVWSYDLRLNSNAHKLRHKDVITVNVIVATSCITLNIGVLDSGMKRTFQIPHRATGILGNIIKRPCIFGAPFFILEDIGDSLSIPELRFDVNL, via the exons ATGTCCTTAGCACACTCTATAGGACGGAATAAACAAAGGATATCGCCAAATGTGAAGTTGTCGGAGTTGACGTTGCG TAAGGATATAGATGATTCGTCGACTGATACAGTACTGATTCTAAGAAATACTTCATCTGCCAACAGT CATCCTACCACTGATATAATTATAAATGTTCACAGTGGTATTTTACGAGTCGCATCTCCTTTTTTCATGCGTTTTTTCAATGAGACAGATAAATTTGGACTGCAGACTGACGACGCTAATGCTTCATCTGACCAGTTTCTGTACACTCTTTCCACATGTCACCCATATGCTGTGCAaaggataatatattacatttatAA GAATGATTATCAAAATCTCAACGAGGATGCCGGGTTATTGGTTCCTATATATCAAGAAGCGGGTCGCTTTGAATTAACCGAGTTGAAACACAGTGTATTGCGTCTTATACGCAGTCAACACAATATAGAGGTTTTGGTGAACTTATCGTATGCTGCCGAATGTGGTGGTGATGTGGAACTGGCACAGGAGTGCGGTAGATTGCTCGCCGACGCAGCGTTTGCGGTCTTTTCATGCGACCTATTGAAGAAGATGGGAATTTCTGCTGTTAGGACGTTGCTAGCATGTGATAACATTCAACTGGATGAAGTGCAAACGTTTACAGTACTGTGTCAATTTCTTGATCAAAACAACAAGTTTGTAACCCCGTACTCGTCTTTGCCTCTTGGCCCTATAGAAAAG GATTTCTTGAAACACATACGATTTTGTTCACTGTCACCAAAGTCCATTGATCGAATAAGACATGACAACATCAGTCCGCTCTTACTTGACGCAGTCCTTCGAATATTGCAGGGCACTCAAAAACGCCCTAGGCATTTTCCGTGGCTTGAGAACGACTGTTACAGTTGTTTGACATATAATGGTCTCTTCCCTGTGGTGACTGTACGGGCATCTAAGGAACAGTTGGGATTTTTTGATCCCAACACTGGCAATGCAAAACTTGTTTCTCCACCAATTTCCCAATTACCAGTAGATTCCGGAAATCGGGAAAGCTTTACTACGGGAACTGAACGAGAAATCAGCATTGGATGGTGGGCATATGAAGTCTCAAGAACGGAGAAAGGGCGTATTTCTGTTGGTTTAGCCTTCAGGTCGCAAGAGCCCATTGATGAGGCTTCGCGATTGTCTTTCTTATCTATGCCGAATTCTAGAAGAATTGTATTCTACTACGATTTTGGAGATGACAGATTCAAATCTGGTTATATAGACGTTACTAATCATCACCAGTTGAACTCTGTTTGGTCTTATGATTTAAGATTAAACAGCAATGCACACAAACTAAGGCATAAAGATGTGATCACAGTCAATGTGATAGTAGCCACATCTTGCATTACATTGAACATCGGAGTCCTTGACAGTGGAATGAAACGCACATTTCAGATTCCTCATCGCGCTACG GGCATATTAGGCAATATAATCAAGCGTCCATGTATCTTCGGTGCTCCATTCTTCATCTTGGAAGACATAGGGGACTCACTCTCCATACCCGAATTACGCTTCGACGTTAATCTATAA
- a CDS encoding putative geranylgeranyl transferase type-2 beta subunit, whose translation MTDDLHINHEAIYNFLLNNLNERLSIEGFAYEPIKIGGVYWTLTAISLLKGKVNDILHPKLNVRLESIALDIIEASKNPDGGFGNGPGHPSSIIATHYAILSLALLGKQDVIDKECTIKYVSGLQNRDGSFNSDHFGEADARHVYSGVICLSVLGGLDTIDMSKTVDFLLNCQNPNGGFGWYPEGESHGAATFCCVGALSELGALHLVDTTALGIWLSERQTPGGGCNGRAEKAPDICYSWWVISALTNIGRSAWFDKTKLTEFICRSQNRDDGGIAYFPGYIGDVFHTFFALAALSLIDHKGFGLEPIHARYATTSYGLEGLINLSSN comes from the exons ATGACCGATGATTTACACATCAACCATGAAGCTATTTATAACTTTCTGTTGAATAATTTAAATGAAAGATTATCCATTGAAGGATTCGCTTATGAGCCAATTAAGATTGGCGGAGTATACTGGACTCTTACAGCTATATCTCTATTGAAGGGCAAGGTCAATGATATTCTTCACCCGAAGCTTAACGTTCGGTTAGAATCCATTgcattggatataataGAAGCGTCGAAAAATCCCGATGGCGGTTTTGGCAACGGTCCCGGTCATCCTTCTTCAATTATCGCAACTCAC TACGCAATTCTATCCCTTGCTTTGCTTGGCAAGCAAGATGTTATAGATAAGGAATGTACTATCAAGTACGTATCAGGATTACAG AATCGCGATGGCAGTTTCAACAGCGACCATTTTGGTGAGGCTGATGCTCG TCACGTATACAGCGGGGTAATATGCCTATCGGTATTAGGTGGTTTAGATACTATTGACATGAGCAAAACCGTTGATTTTTTACTTAACTGCCAGAATCCTAACGGGGGTTTTGGGTGGTACCCCGAAGGTGAGTCACACGGTGCTGCTACTTTCTGTTGCGTTGGAGCATTGTCGGAGTTGGGTGCGTTACATTTGGTTGATACTACTGCTTTGGGTATATGGCTATCAGAGCGGCAAACTCCAG GTGGTGGTTGTAACGGCAGGGCAGAGAAGGCTCCCGATATTTGTTATTCTTGGTGGGTAATATCTGCATTAACCAACATTG GCCGATCTGCATGGTTTGACAAGACTAAGCTCACAGAGTTTATTTGTCGTTCTCAGAATAGGGACGATGGAGGTATAGCTTACTTCCCCGGTTACATAGGGGATGTATTCCATACATTCTTTGCCTTAGCTGCTTTATCTTTGATTGATCACAAGGGATTTGGGCTTGAGCCTATCCATGCTAGATACGCTACCACCTCCTATGGTTTGGAAGGTTTGATTAACTTGTCAAGtaattaa
- a CDS encoding putative ribosome-associated GTPase EngA, whose protein sequence is MGLLTVILCCLIVSDVCGYRRQGLYSQYKSIKPVLSPTRLLYTHNHTHRLNAASEEPEGITQSLPIVALVGRPNVGKSSLFNRVSKQYHRGSIVSDEPGTTRDRQYALAEWEGRKFRLVDTGGIGDETIYAESIKAQCKDSLKEAQVAIVIVDGQCGITDADIDVSNFVLNAKKQNAQLRIILCVNKCEAFHFGDVLAEQFWRLGLGKPYPVSAIHGTGLAELLIECVKNFETSTVEDDHDVIVSFVGRPNCGKSSLVNLLSGTNRCLVSSNEGTTLDNVEVTVSEKGRQYLLIDTAGMRIQTQNRRSFLPKGRGLNAIRRSDVCVLVIDANWGISRNDLKLAEVIRMENRAAVIVCNKWDLIDKDPNVYKNALGYVKDKLHWVDYADVIFTSTKTKQRVYNILQACSDAYDQFSKNFPTALLNDVLHEALFLQKPPYIHGKRLNIYYVCQVHSKPPGFAVFCNDERLLTAEYAEYLQLFFRKSLNIVGCPIKWYPRAKRRRHVVPDMRNPQNNRSYTSNGMLSL, encoded by the exons ATGGGCCTACTAACGGTCATTCTGTGCTGTTTAATAGTGTCTGATGTATGTGGGTATCGTAGACAAGGATTATATAGTCAATATAAAAGTATAAAACCGGTTTTGTCGCCTACTCGTTTACTCTATACCCATAATCATACACACCGCCTAAACGCTGCATCGGAAGAGCCCGAGGGAATCACCCAATCTTTGCCTATTGTAGCTTTAGTGGGTAGACCAAATGTAGGCAAATCCTCGCTGTTCAATCGTGTATCAAAACAG TATCACCGAGGTAGCATTGTGTCAGATGAACCAGGAACTACGAG GGACCGACAGTATGCACTTGCCGAATGGGAGGGCCGTAAATTCCGCCTAGTAGACACAGGTGGTATTGGAGATGAAACAATATATGCAGAGTCC ATAAAAGCACAATGCAAGGATTCGCTAAAGGAGGCGCAGGTCGCAATCGTCATCGTCGACGGACAATGCGGCATTACTGATGCAGATATCGATGTTAGCAACTTTGTTTTAAATGCAAAGAAGCAGAATGCTCAACTGCGGATCATCCTCTGTGTTAACAAGTGCGAAGCTTTCCACTTCGGTGATGTCCTGGCAGAG CAATTTTGGAGGTTAGGATTGGGGAAACCGTACCCGGTTAGCGCAATCCATGGTACTGGGCTAGCTGAACTGCTGATAGA ATGCGTTAAAAACTTTGAAACGTCGACAGTGGAAGATGATCATGATGTAATCGTATCTTTTGTTGGAAG ACCAAACTGCGGCAAGAGCTCATTGGTTAACCTCCTATCAGGAACCAATCGTTGTTTAGTATCTTCAAATGAAGGAACTACGTTGGACAACGTCGAAGTTACGGTCTCCGAAA AAGGTCGCCAATATCTCCTCATAGATACGGCAGGAATGCGAATACAAACACAGAATCGTCGGTCATTCCTGCCTAAAGGACGCGGTTTGAAT GCCATCAGAAGGAGTGATGTATGCGTACTGGTAATAGACGCCAATTGGGGTATCTCACGTAATGATTTAAAACTAGCGGAAGTTATAAGGATGGAAAACAGAGCAGCAGTTATTGTTTGTAATAAATGGGATCTTATAGATAAAGATCCTAATGTGTATAAGAACGCCCTCGGCTACGTTAAAGATAAACTGCACTGGGTGGATTACGCTGACGTCATATTCACTTCGACAAAAACGAAGCAACgtgtttataatatattgcaGGCATGTTCCGACGCCTACGATCAG TTCTCAAAGAACTTCCCAACTGCACTGCTAAATGACGTACTACACGAAGCTCTCTTCTTACAAAAGCCACCATATATACATGGAAAACGacttaatatatattacgttTGCCAG GTTCATAGCAAGCCACCGGGCTTTGCCGTTTTCTGCAATGACGAACGTCTTTTGACTGCAGAATATGCCGAATATCTACAGCTATTCTTCCGGAAATCCTTAAATATCGTGGGATGCCCTATAAA ATGGTACCCAAGGGCAAAAAGAAGAAGACATGTGGTACCAGACATGAGAAATCCTCAAAACAATAGATCATACACTTCAAATGGGATGCTTTCCCTCTGA
- a CDS encoding PRELI-like family protein, giving the protein MLFTKSFSCNLDWGSLVGAFYRMYPSKYYPHVHEVYTINHQVLPELRQLKVQRIARVKYDLPPIVHYIIGPSIEYMVLEDSCVDIDKKQISHKTIGLTMRNTYSYEETATFEIVDEGLCNYKCSTDFRITGFSFLNSTLETVAKHVVAEFSKNEAVKNALLQAASNNDG; this is encoded by the exons atgttatttacAAAGAGTTTCAGCTGCAATCTTGATTGGGGAAGTTTGGTT GGAGCATTTTATCGTATGTATCCTTCAAAGTACTATCCTCATGTTCATGaagtatatacaataaacCATCAAGTTTTACCTGAATTACGTCAGCTTAAGGTCCAACGCATTGCTCGAGTGAAGTACGATCTCCCTCCGATAGTAC ACTACATTATAGGACCTAGCATAGAATACATGGTCCTTGAAGACTCTTGTGTAGATATTGACAAGAAGCAAATATCACACAAAACAATAGGATTAACTATGCGAAATACTTATAG CTACGAAGAAACTGCTACATTTGAGATCGTAGATGAAGGATTATGCAATTACAAGTGTTCGACTGATTTTAGGATAACTGGGTTTTCATTTCTCAACTCTACATTGGAAACT GTAGCAAAACATGTGGTAGCAGAATTTTCAAAGAATGAAGCGGTTAAAAACGCGCTTCTTCAAGCTGCTAGCAACAACGATGGATAG